The proteins below come from a single Synechococcus sp. WH 8101 genomic window:
- a CDS encoding amidohydrolase family protein, producing MTDLHAVDTLISGGIVVTMDSHRRVIADGAVAVKAGKIVSVGERQSVEAVCSPQDRIDAQGRTVIPGLINGHAHLPMTLFRGLADDQDVDEWLQHTIFPAEAMNVDEAFVRCGTRLGLAELIRGGITTVCDMYYFENAVAEEMAAAGLRGLLGQALIDFPSPDANDYATALDVIHRFVERWRGHHLITPAIAPHAPYTVGDEHLKEAHRFALDHDCPFIIHLAESQHEVAESMRLKGARPVEHLSHLGVLSNRMVAAHVVWAENHELDLLADHGVGVVHNPQSNMKLASGVAPLPQMLMRDMAVGLGTDGSASNNDLSLWEEIDTAAKLHKLVTADPKMISAQQAFELATIHGARALHLDQQIGSLEVGKRADIVVLEMEAINQVPLSSIYSALVYATKANDVCDLMVEGQVLLRDRQLTTIDERMVKDVGLVLRKKIVDRLQVPL from the coding sequence ATGACTGATTTGCATGCCGTTGACACTCTGATCTCTGGAGGCATTGTCGTCACCATGGACTCCCATCGTCGTGTCATCGCCGATGGGGCCGTTGCTGTTAAGGCCGGCAAGATCGTATCGGTGGGCGAGCGTCAATCTGTTGAAGCAGTCTGCAGTCCTCAGGATCGCATCGATGCCCAAGGACGCACGGTGATTCCGGGGTTGATCAACGGCCATGCCCACCTGCCGATGACCCTGTTCCGCGGTCTGGCGGATGACCAGGATGTCGATGAGTGGCTGCAGCACACGATCTTCCCAGCCGAGGCGATGAACGTGGATGAGGCATTTGTGCGTTGCGGAACGCGACTTGGCCTTGCTGAGTTGATACGAGGCGGGATCACCACCGTCTGCGATATGTATTACTTCGAAAATGCCGTTGCCGAGGAGATGGCGGCGGCTGGGCTCCGCGGCTTACTTGGTCAGGCTTTGATCGACTTCCCCTCTCCCGATGCCAACGACTATGCGACGGCGCTCGATGTCATCCATCGTTTTGTGGAGCGTTGGCGTGGTCATCATTTGATTACCCCGGCCATCGCTCCACATGCCCCCTACACCGTAGGGGATGAGCACCTGAAGGAAGCCCACCGTTTTGCTCTCGACCACGATTGCCCGTTCATCATCCACCTGGCAGAAAGTCAACACGAGGTGGCTGAAAGTATGCGGCTCAAGGGTGCCAGGCCCGTGGAACATCTTTCCCATCTCGGTGTTTTAAGCAATCGCATGGTAGCAGCGCATGTTGTCTGGGCTGAAAACCATGAACTTGATCTGTTGGCCGACCATGGCGTCGGCGTGGTACATAACCCTCAGTCGAACATGAAACTTGCCTCGGGGGTGGCACCGTTACCACAGATGCTGATGCGGGATATGGCCGTAGGCTTGGGCACGGATGGTTCAGCCTCCAATAATGATTTGAGCTTGTGGGAGGAAATTGACACAGCCGCCAAGCTGCACAAACTGGTTACGGCTGATCCCAAGATGATCTCTGCTCAACAGGCGTTTGAGCTCGCCACGATTCACGGAGCCAGAGCTCTGCATCTGGATCAACAGATCGGCTCGCTGGAGGTGGGCAAGCGAGCCGACATCGTAGTGCTGGAGATGGAGGCGATCAACCAGGTTCCCCTTAGCAGTATTTACTCAGCGCTGGTGTATGCCACCAAGGCCAACGATGTCTGCGATCTGATGGTGGAAGGCCAGGTATTGCTTCGTGATCGCCAGTTAACCACGATCGACGAGAGAATGGTAAAAGATGTTGGCCTTGTGCTGCGAAAGAAGATCGTCGACCGACTGCAAGTCCCACTCTGA
- a CDS encoding response regulator transcription factor: protein MNKEERPAGRFDLTTSEFTNRTVTVNSLLRNYNIIAATGSLLEAHLLARLGISGGFPNLVGCGTDLNEVRQLCANTNNILLFMTESISSDYGAKLIKLLRKDFDSIKIVYILQEGTIANIIRTFDIDAVLMTTSFGTGAVAIALSEITSGRRYLDKAFLRNLSQSSVILTKREQQVLEYLKTGLTNKEIANKLTISPVTVRDYVQNLMVKLNATNRTMVVVNAGNIGLT from the coding sequence ATGAACAAAGAAGAACGGCCAGCAGGTCGCTTTGATCTGACGACAAGCGAATTCACAAATAGGACGGTTACAGTTAATTCTTTGCTTCGAAACTACAATATAATAGCTGCAACAGGATCACTCTTGGAAGCGCATCTTTTGGCTAGGTTGGGTATTAGTGGAGGGTTTCCAAATCTCGTGGGCTGTGGCACCGACCTTAACGAGGTCCGACAGCTGTGTGCGAATACGAACAATATCCTATTGTTCATGACTGAATCTATAAGTTCCGATTACGGCGCCAAACTCATCAAACTGCTTCGCAAAGACTTCGATTCAATCAAGATTGTTTATATACTTCAGGAAGGAACCATCGCAAACATAATTCGTACATTTGACATAGATGCAGTGCTTATGACAACTTCGTTCGGAACAGGTGCTGTTGCGATTGCACTGTCAGAGATAACTTCAGGCCGTCGCTATCTTGACAAAGCATTCCTAAGGAACCTTTCTCAATCAAGCGTAATATTGACAAAGCGTGAACAGCAAGTGCTTGAATATTTGAAAACAGGCCTGACGAATAAAGAAATTGCAAACAAATTGACAATATCACCAGTGACTGTTCGTGATTATGTGCAAAATCTTATGGTGAAGCTAAATGCAACAAATAGAACGATGGTTGTTGTCAATGCAGGAAACATCGGCTTGACGTAG